The genomic segment CCGCTTCCGGCCCACGGACCCCACGCCACCGACGTCCCCGGCAAACCATCAGCACGACGCTGCTCGATCAAGGCATCCAGGAACGCGTTGCCCGCCGCATAACCGCACTGGCCACCACTACCCCACGTCGCAGCAATGGACGAGAACACGATGAAGGCGTCGAGGTCCTCGGTGAGCTCGTGCAGGTTCACCGCACCCGCAACCTTGCCCGCCACCACCTCGGCGAACTCCTCCACCGAACAATCCACCAACGGCGTCGACTGAGCGATGCCCGCCGCATGCACCACCACCGACAGATCCGACAGACCCGCGACGAGTTCGGCGACCGCATCCCGATCCGCCACATCACACGCAGCGACCGTCACCTCGACACCCAAGCCACGCAGCTCGTCCGCGAGCTCGGGAGCGTGTCCACGCCGACTCACCAAGACCAAGTGCTCGACACCGCGCCCGGCCAACCACCGAGCCACCTGAGCACCCAACGCACCCGTACCACCCGTGATCAACGCCGTGCCGGAGAACGACCACGACCCCTCGACCGTCGCCGAGTGCGCGGCCGGGACCAGCCGACGCGCGAACACCCCACTCGACCGGACCGCCACCTGATCCTCGGACCCGTCAGCGAGAACGCTCTCGACCAGGCTCAGCACTCGGGAGTCGACCCGCTCGGGCAGATCGATCAGACCGCCCCACGTGTCGGGGTGTTCCAGGGCGGCGACTCGGCCGAGGCCCCAGACCTGCGCCTGCTCAGCAGCACGGATACGGTCGGAACGCCCCACCGACACCGCACCCCGCGTGGCCGCCCAGACCTTCGCGCCCGCATCAACGGCAGCCTGGACCGCCGACAGGGTGTTCGCAGCATCGAGGCACGACACCACGCCCGCGAAGTCGCCCTCACGCAAAGTCGCGGCCAGCTCAGCGCGAACGACCTGCTCGACGACCCGCACCTCACCCAACGCCGCCAAGCCCTCGTCGAGTTCGGAGGTCAGCACCAACCAGCGCCCGGTGACCTCGGACTGCGGCACCGACACCGGCGTCCACGACACCGCATACCGCCAGTCCTGCACCACCGACGACTCACGACGACGCCTGCGCCACGCCGACAACGACGGCAACAACTCACCCAACGACCGCTCGTCCAGCCCCAACTCCGACGCCAACGCACCAGCATCGGCCCGCTCGACGAACTCCCAGAACCTCTGGTCGATGTCGTCGGCCTGCACGGTGGTGGCGGACGTACCCATGTCGAGCCAGTAACGCTCACGCTGGAACGCATACGTCGGCAGATCGATCCGGCCGCCCTCGACCAACGTGGTCCAGTCGACAGCGACACCACGGCAGTGCATCGCGGCCAGGGCACTCAGCGCGGTGCGGACCTCGGGCCGGTCACCCCGCAGCACCGGAACGAAAAGACCCTCGGACACCGACTGCTGCGCCATCCCCGACAACACACCATCGGGACCGAGCTCGACAAAGTTGCTCACACCCTGCGCAGCCAGGGTGCTGACGCCATCGGCGAAACGCACCGCCTGACGCACATGCGACACCCAATACTCAGGCGAGGCCAGATCGGTCGACAGCTCACCCGTCAGATTCGACACCACCGGAATCTGCGGCTCGTGGAACTCCAAGCCCTGCAGCACCTGACGGAACTCGTCCAGCATCGGTTCCATCAACGGCGAATGGAACGCATGACTGACGCTGAGCCGCTTCGTCTTACGACCCCGAGCAGAGAACTCCTCCGCCACCGCAAGCACAGCCGACTCGACACCCGAAATCACCACGGAGTTCGGACCGTTGATCGCAGCGATCCCCCACTCCTCGGTGGGTTGAAACTCCTCCTCGGTCGCCTCGATGGCCACCATCGCCCCACCACTGGGCAACGCCTGCATCAGACGCCCACGAGCGGCCACCAGAGCACACGCATCTTCCAGCGACAACACACCGGCAACATGAGCGGCAGCGATCTCACCGATCGAATGCCCCATCAGGAAATCGGGGCGCACACCCCACGACTCCAGCAGCCGGAAGAGCGCGATTTCGATCGCGAACAACGCGGCCTGGGCGAACTCGGTCTGGTTCAGCTCCTCCGCATCGCTCTCGATGACCTCACGCAGACGCGGATGCAACAGCTCACACGCAGCATCAAAAGCCTCGGCGAAGACGGGGAACTCGCCATACAACTCCCGGCCCATGCCCACCCGCTGAGCACCCTGGCCCGTGAACAGGAACGCCGTCTTCCCTCGCACCACCGACCCGGTGACCACATCAGCCGACGAACGCCCCTCGGCCAACGCCTCCAGAGCCGACACCAGAGCGTCCCGGCTCTCGCCCAACACCACGGCCCGGTGATCCAACGCCGCCCGCGTCGTGGCCAGCGAGAACGCCACGTCGGCCGCGTCCTCCGACTCGGCAACGGGCCGCAACGCCGCCGCTTGCGCGGTCAACGCCGCAGCCGTCTTCCCCGACACCACCCACGGCACGACCGAGGGCGCCTCGGACACGGCGTCCTGCTCCTGCACCGGTACCTGTTCGATGATCGTGTGCGCGTTGGTGCCGGAGATACCGAACGACGACACCGCCGCCCGCCACGGGCGGTCGACCTCGGGCCACGGGCGCGCTTCCGTCAGCAGCTCCACCGTGCCGGACGACCAGTCGATGTGTGAGGACGGCGCGTCGACGTGCAGCGTCTTCGGCAGCACACCGTGGCGCATCGCCATGACCATCTTGATCACACCCGCCACACCGGCGGCGGCCTGCGTGTGACCGATGTTGGACTTCACCGAGCCCAGATACAGCGGCCGGTCCCGATCCTTGCCGTACGTGGCGAGCAACGCCTGTGCCTCGATCGGGTCACCCAGCGGCGTGCCCGTGCCGTGCGCCTCGACGGCGTCGACGTCGAACGGGGTCAGACCGGCGCTGTCCAGCGCGGCACGAATGACGCGCCGCTGCGACGGACCGTTCGGCGCAGTCAGGCCGTTCGACGCACCGTCCTGGTTCACCGCCGACCCGCGCACGACAGCCAGGATGTTGCGGCCCTTGCGCTTGGCGTCGGACAACCGCTCCAACAGCAGAATGCCGACACCCTCACCCCAGCCGGTGCCGTCCGCGCCGTCGGCGAACGCCTTGCAGCGGCCGTCGTTCGCGAGGCCGCCCTGCGCGCTGAACTCCACGAACGTGCCGGGCCCGGCCATCACGGTGACGCCGCCGGCGAAGGCCATGTCGCACTCACCTCGGCGCAGCGAGTGCGTCGCCAGGTGCAGTGCCACCAGCGACGACGAACACGCCGTGTCAACCGTGACCGCGGGACCTTCCAGCCCGAACGTGTAGGCGATACGACCCGAGGCGACACTCGGCGTTGTCCCCGTCATCAGGTGGCCCTGCACGCCGTCGGGTGCGGCGTCCACGCTGATGCCGTAACCGTGTGCGGCCGCACCGACGAAAACGCCGGTCTGGCTGCCCTTCACCGACAACGGGTCGATCCCCGCCCGCTCGAACGCCTCCCACGACGTCTCCAACAGCAACCGCTGCTGCGGATCCATCGCCAACGCCTCACGCGGCGAAATCCCGAAGAACCCGGGATCGAACTCCGGCGCCTCGTAGAGGAACCCGCCCCCACCGGCACCGAGGTCGGCGCCGTCCGCGTCCCCGAGGTCCCAGCCTCGGTCCGTCGGGAACCCGGAGATGGTGTCCTGTTCGGACTCCAGAAGCCGCCAGAGGTCTTCGGGCGAGCGCACACCACCGGGGTACCGACAGGCGATGCCGATGATGGCGATCGGCTCCTGCTTGCGTTCCTCGACCTCCCGCAGCTGGCGGTGCGCGTCGCGCAGGTCTGCGGTCGCACGCTTGAGGTAGTTGATGAGCTTGTTCTCGTCGTTCATCGGAAGTCTTCCACCCTCGCGAAGCGATCGGTCAGAGGTCAGGAGTTGCCGAATTCCTTGTCGAGCAACTCGAAGAGTTCGTCGGCGGTGGCCGACTCGATGTCGTCGGCTTCGTCGGGCGCCTCGGAGTCGCGCAGCGGCGCGTTCCATTCGGAGAGGAGTGCGGCGAGCCTGCCGCCGATCCGCTCCCGCTCCCGCCGATCCGCGCCGGCACTCGACAACATCACGGCCAGTCGGTCGAGCTCGGCGTCGAGCCCGCCGTCGGCGTGGTCGTCGACCAGTTCGCCGCGGAGGTACTCGGCCAGGTCCTGTGGTGTCGGGTAGTCGAAGACCAGCGTCGCCGGGAGCTTCAGCCCGGTGGCCGCGTTGAGGCGGTTACGCAGCTCGATGGCGGTCAAGGAGTCGAAGCCCAGCTCGCGGAACGAACGGTCGGACTCGACCAGCTCGACATCCTGGTAACCCAGCACGAGGGCCGCCTGCTCCCGGATCACCCCGATCAACAGCTCCCTCTGCTGCTCACCGGACAGCCCGGCCAGGCGCCGTGCCAGCGAGTCCCCGGAGTCCGCGGCACGCGACGCGGCCGCGCGTCGGGTCACGCGCACCAGCGAGCGCAGCAGCGGAGGAACGTCCTCGGCCCTGGCCTGCCCCGACCCGAGCTCCAGTGCCACCGGCACCAGCACCGCGTCGGCCCGCGACCGCGCACTGNNNNNNNNNNNNNNNNNNNNNNNNNNNNNNNNNNNNNNNNNNNNNNNNNNNNNNNNNNNNNNNNNNNNNNNNNNNNNNNNNNNNNNNNNNNNNNNNNNNNCCCGCACACTCGCCCGGAAGAGCTGCCCGGTGAT from the Saccharomonospora azurea NA-128 genome contains:
- a CDS encoding acyl carrier protein, which produces SARSRADAVLVPVALELGSGQARAEDVPPLLRSLVRVTRRAAASRAADSGDSLARRLAGLSGEQQRELLIGVIREQAALVLGYQDVELVESDRSFRELGFDSLTAIELRNRLNAATGLKLPATLVFDYPTPQDLAEYLRGELVDDHADGGLDAELDRLAVMLSSAGADRRERERIGGRLAALLSEWNAPLRDSEAPDEADDIESATADELFELLDKEFGNS